From a single Ornithodoros turicata isolate Travis chromosome 8, ASM3712646v1, whole genome shotgun sequence genomic region:
- the LOC135366199 gene encoding uncharacterized protein LOC135366199: MKTTFAVLLLGLAATAYSHAIGLATEAREDLRKSLGAALENVGRRFQDKQPIELPAEEKEFEDALFDQLVHVPQTLEEEALAQLVGSTDTEYGWLKKKLKKLKKIAGKITGHISKGPHKNNDGRIVVQP, translated from the exons ATGAAGACCACGTTTGCTGTCCTCCTCCTTGGTTTAGCTGCCACAGCAT ACAGTCATGCAAT TGGTCTCGCAACAGAGGCACGTG AAGACCTCCGAAAGTCACTTGGAGCAGCTTTAGAAAACGTTGGTAGGAGGTTTCAGGACAAGCAACCCATAGAGCTTCCGGCGGAAGAAAAAGAGTTCGAGGACGCTTTATTTGATCAGCTTGTGCACGTGCCACAAACACTGGAAGAAGAGGCGCTGGCACAACTCGTGGGCTCTACGGACACCGAATACGGGTGGCTCAAGAAGAAACTGAAGAAGCTGAAGAAAATCGCTGGCAAGATTACTGGTCACATCTCCAAAGGCCCTCACAAGAACAACGACGGTCGAATTGTCGTCCAGCCATGA